The Anoplopoma fimbria isolate UVic2021 breed Golden Eagle Sablefish chromosome 5, Afim_UVic_2022, whole genome shotgun sequence genome contains a region encoding:
- the faap100 gene encoding Fanconi anemia core complex-associated protein 100, translating into MERRCAVETWAEFGFSGASCTPRLRSGFGTDVFLCTGNDEVYVFSSQERKLTAVIECPDPVTDLVESHDKQFLYVACRSGVYCVSSQFLTSRAKSSPADASSSPAVLKMSNEFLAVAGEGVLSLLLVGSVLLTLSQRDRSWILTLYRSSNYEMLSSFSLPHVSGVEAKTRIGRCPLLVCVHSSAAAPISSPSGSSLEATVSGGHLCLEPVLFKLLFGIDAALAKSPVILCGLPDGRLCFLPLRPPGSRLRVLHSLEQPIVFFGASGVMETGPGHAQCLVAVGEHGRVVLIQSDKGGSEGGGNRTVFIEVCVPGPVMCGCVDKKRLYYSTGSDLLVLDLSSEKEGHGKDVETPRTPDAALQSPTSLNVCRVVALAEPSCNTAGGVQLLGLTVRGQLQRITLPVGREDASLPKVPSTEGGGSVRDLLSAIGDVCERASVLKTAIKSKNQLLRHLNQLLNISFLLIASTNTEEHLPVQEKPIRCHAIASWSRLLQKDSLNLTCVLDNSSPYVLERGWTLSIAVFPLSCPPSAGGESSSTNFSFPFHNLHPGETLEVTLPLAVAGETSFPVTVSCSLIFSLTGLLGEEAANLPGLQSSCVSLPLNTLTVDWLHALQVTSPIGTHRKASSQSNNTTDTIQAFLRSRRIGCSGRGEGGETEREQHSASVRVSSELLRDTLLLKSSDLDAQGRSDFAPQNVGLSLLEWLLSEGPAGVTAGRKIALSGSVVHALDPNGHAVKLTAKEVNVGEESTGKEESLTALEVQVESSSIAAVCGLHHAVLRRIQALLQSAPERAASTKRIQSLGLRQALQRAERLLQQIQQSRISGAFGVGVSTGQMTQSLLSVYKELRENPLLII; encoded by the exons ATGGAAAGACGGTGTGCTGTTGAGACTTGGGCAGAGTTTGGCTTCTCAGGAGCATCATGCACACCGAGGCTCAGGTCTGGTTTTGGTACAGATGTGTTCCTCTGCACTGGCAACGACGAGGTCTATGTCTTCAGTTCTCAGGAGAGAAAACTCACG GCTGTCATCGAGTGTCCTGATCCTGTGACTGACCTGGTTGAGAGTCATGACAAGCAGTTCCTCTATGTAGCCTGTAGAAGCGGAGTTTATTGTGTCAGTTCACAATTTCTGACATCCAG GGCTAAAAGCTCCCCAGCTGATGCATCCTCCAGTCCAGCTGTACTGAAAATGTCCAATGAGTTTCTTGCGGTTGCAGGAGAAGGAGTGTTATCGCTGCTCCTCGTCGGCTCTGTACTCCTGACTCTTTCTCAGAGAGACAGGTCCTGGATTTTGACTTTGTACAGATCCTCAAACTACGAGATGCTCAGTTCATTCAGTCTACCACATGTCTCAGGAGTTGAGGCAAAGACAAGAATAGGAAGGTGCCCTCTGCTGGTTTGTGTCCATTCTAGTGCTGCAGCACCAATATCTTCCCCCTCCGGTTCTTCACTGGAGGCCACTGTAAGTGGCGGTCACTTATGCCTCGAGCCGGTCCTCTTCAAACTTCTGTTTGGGATTGACGCCGCCCTCGCCAAGTCACCAGTCATCCTATGTGGTCTGCCGGATGGGCGCCtgtgttttcttcctctgcGTCCCCCAGGATCCCGGCTCAGAGTCCTTCACAGCCTTGAGCAGCCAATCGTATTCTTTGGAGCATCTGGTGTCATGGAAACTGGTCCAGGACACGCACAGTGTTTGGTGGCAGTGGGTGAACATGGGAGAGTGGTGCTGATACAATCAGACAAGGGAGGGTCAGAGGGAGGAGGCAACAGGACTGTTTTTATTGAGGTGTGTGTACCGGGgcctgtgatgtgtggctgtgtggaTAAAAAGCGTCTTTACTACAGCACCGGCTCAGACCTGCTGGTACTGGATCTATCATCTGAGAAAGAAGGCCATGGAAAGGATGTAGAGACACCCAGAACGCCAGACGCTGCCCTCCAAAGCCCCACTAGTTTAAACGTGTGTAGAGTGGTCGCCTTGGCTGAACCTTCATGCAACACTGCAG GGGGAGTTCAGCTGCTGGGACTGACTGTTAGAGGGCAGCTCCAGAGGATTACCTTACCTGTGGGAAGAGAGGATGCAAGTTTGCCCAAGGTGCCTTCCACGGAGGGGGGTGGCAGCGTCAGGGACCTCCTGTCTGCTATCGGGGACGTCTGTGAAAG agcGTCAGTGCTCAAAACTGCCATCAAATCCAAAAACCAATTACTGAGGCACCTGAATCAGTTGCTCAACATCAGCTTCCTGCTGATTGCCAGCACAAATACTGAAGAGCATCTTCCCGTCCAGGAGAAGCCGATCAGATGTCACGCCATCGCCAGCTGGAGCAGATTACTTCAAAAAGACTCCCTGAACCTGACATGCGTCCTGGATAATTCAAGTCCTTATGTGTTGGAACGAGGATGGACGCTGAGCATCGCTGTATTTCCTTTGTCATGTCCTCCCAGTGCAGGAGGGGAGAGCTCCTCCACAAATTTTTCATTCCCGTTCCACAATCTCCATCCAGGTGAGACGTTAGAAGTAACGCTGCCCCTAGCAGTTGCCGGTGAAACATCCTTCCCCGTGACAGTGAGCTGCTCGCTCATCTTCTCACTcaccggtctcctgggtgagGAGGCCGCAAACCTTCCTGGTCTGCAGAGTAGTTGTGTCAGTTTGCCCTTGAACACACTGACAGTGGATTGGCTGCACGCCCTGCAGGTAACCAGTCCCATCGGTACGCATAGAAAGGCCTCATCTCAGTCCAACAACACCACAGATACAATCCAAGCTTTTTTAAGATCACGCCGGATTGGCTGCagtggaagaggagagggaggagagactgAGCGAGAGCAGCATTCAGCAAGTGTTCGAGTGTCGTCAGAGTTGCTGAGGGACACATTATTGTTGAAAAGCTCAGATTTGGACGCTCAGGGGCGCTCAGACTTTGCTCCTCAAAATGTGGGCCTTTCTCTGTTGGAATGGCTGTTGTCTGAAGGTCCTGCAGGCGTCACAGCGGGACGCAAGATTGCACTGAGCGGCTCAGTGGTCCACGCGCTAGATCCAAACGGACACGCAGTCAAACTGACCGCGAAAGAG GTAAATGTAGGGGAGGAGAGCACGGGGAAGGAGGAGTCCCTGACCGCATTGGAGGTTCAGGTTGAGAGCTCATCTATAGCAGCAGTGTGTGGACTGCATCATGCTGTGCTGCGCCGGatacag GCTCTGCTGCAGTCGGCTCCTGAGAGGGCTGCTTCTACAAAGAGGATCCAGAGTTTAGGTTTAAGACAGGCTCTGCAGCGGGCCGAG CGCCTTTTGCAGCAGATCCAGCAAAGTCGAATCTCAGGGGCCTTCGGTGTGGGCGTGTCCACGGGGCAGATGACCCAATCACTTCTCAGCGTTTACAAAGAACTCAGAGAAAACCCTCTCCTTATaatttaa